The sequence below is a genomic window from Bacilli bacterium.
GTGCAGGGAGGCGGTCCCCCCGTATTAGCGCTGCCCAGGGAGGTTTAACGTTGCGCAGTGACGTTGCAGGCGCTGGAAGCTGGCCGCCTAAAGGCGGATGGTTAGACCCGGCGCATGGAACCTCATTTCCACCTGCATCAATGTCACTAACTCCTGTCTCATAGTGACATTATCTCAGAACAGTTACACCATGACATGATCACAGAATAATAACACACATGCGCTTTTTTTCTATTTGACAATCCCCTAAAACCTTGATAAACTAATGTTCGTGTCGATCGCGAACTGTTAGCTCAGCCGGGAGAGCGCTTCCTTGACAGGGAAGAGGTCACAGGTTCGAACCCTGTACAGTTCATATATTACAGAATCCCTTGAAGCTTTGGGCAACAAGGGATTTTTTTCATGAAACAGCTTCCGCCAACCCGTTACACACAAAAATTCATGTTAGGCTTTGCGACCACCCGTAGCTTTCAAACCAGCGGCTGCCCATGTAATTGGCAATCGCCTTGCGCACATAGGGGATCATCATGCCGTCCGGCAGGTCATGAAGCGAATACCAGATCAGTTCCGCGCATTTGTCCGGCTCGGCATTTACGATCTCTCCGCTCCAACGCGTCACTTCCACGAAAAAATCGAGCCGGTCACTGTCGGATTTGCGATGCATGACGCCGACCATGCGCACGTCCTGCGGATCAATGGTAATTCCCGCTTCCTCCTTCGCTTCGCGAACGGCGGCTTCCACGGCCTGCTCGCCTTTTTCCAAATGCCCCGCGACAACGCTGTATAGCCCATCGGCAAAACCGGTGTTTTGCCGTTTCAGCAGCAAGATTTCTTTATTTTTTACGATAAAAAGATGCACCGCCGCCGTTAATTTGCAATATTCATGCTTCATCCGGTTTGACCTCGTTTCTTGGCTTCGCCCGCAAATGCAGATTTTCCGGCTATTTGAGCGATTTCCGGTATCCTGCGGCTTTGGCCGCCTTTTCGCTGCAGAACATTTCCTCGGGTATCGTCTCGCTGTAATATTCGCCACCGGGCAAATGATATATTTTTTCGCCCTTGCTGTTGATATTTCCTTTTATGAGCGGTTTGGCGCAAGCGTCGTCACCGCCGCCCGCAATCGCCGCATTCGCCGCGTCGGCATTGCCGATGTTGCTTTGGGCGATATATGGGCTAATGGTCCGAAATTTTCCGGCATTGCTCCACATTTCGGAAAATTGCCTGGCAAACGCTTTGGCCACCTCTTCATTGCGGATGACCAGAAGAATTTCATCGTTTTCCGTGCTGGCCGCTTTTGAATAGTTGTATGATCCCGTAGTGGCGATTTCGTTGTCGGAAATCGTCATTTTCAAATGCATTAGCCCGCTATGGCTGTTGACCTTGATCGGAATGCCGGCGCTGCCCAATATTTTCAAAGCTTCTTTTTG
It includes:
- a CDS encoding NUDIX domain-containing protein; this translates as MKHEYCKLTAAVHLFIVKNKEILLLKRQNTGFADGLYSVVAGHLEKGEQAVEAAVREAKEEAGITIDPQDVRMVGVMHRKSDSDRLDFFVEVTRWSGEIVNAEPDKCAELIWYSLHDLPDGMMIPYVRKAIANYMGSRWFESYGWSQSLT
- a CDS encoding phospholipase D-like domain-containing protein; amino-acid sequence: MKKSWKLPGLLAVIVSVALGGVVYAKWTTSADVPKDNLQWAFTQAGQQPEKLLIDVIDSAKSTLDLAIYSLTYPDVIDALKKAKMRGVQVRIITDRIQSEGKAQKEALKILGSAGIPIKVNSHSGLMHLKMTISDNEIATTGSYNYSKAASTENDEILLVIRNEEVAKAFARQFSEMWSNAGKFRTISPYIAQSNIGNADAANAAIAGGGDDACAKPLIKGNINSKGEKIYHLPGGEYYSETIPEEMFCSEKAAKAAGYRKSLK